Proteins from a genomic interval of Rosa chinensis cultivar Old Blush chromosome 2, RchiOBHm-V2, whole genome shotgun sequence:
- the LOC112186362 gene encoding uncharacterized protein LOC112186362 encodes MKPTTDRSPSQRSKLQKEFSIKTKANPATTTINALGNDDVSGGGGQRRRRKRKPMRREVGGGESHAHSRSLRIGPRHAQNHFNSNSMRSHPGDGARRGCGGDVCKGHEGQVRGGFYSIQKAMQVKAG; translated from the exons ATGAAACCCACGACAGATCGAAGTCCTAGTCAACGCTCCAAACTTCAAAAAGAGTTCTCAATAAAGACAAAAGCAAACCCAGCCACGACCACCATAAACGCTCTGGGGAACGATGACGTCAGTGGCGGTGGCGGTCAACGGCGGCGACGGAAACGGAAGCCGATGCGCCGTGAGGTGGGCGGTGGGGAATCTCATGCCCACAGCCGATCGCTTCGTATTGGTCCACGTCATGCCCAGAATCACTTCAATTCCAACTCCAT GAGATCGCATCCCGGTGACGGAGCTAGACGAGGGTGTGGTGGCGACGTATGTAAAGGACATGAAGGACAAGTAAGAGGAGGTTTTTACTCCATTCAAAAAGCTATGCAAGTCAAAGCAG GTTGA